A portion of the Corynebacterium jeikeium genome contains these proteins:
- a CDS encoding acyl-CoA desaturase: MAISDIASYAHLSEEDVAEIGRRFAEIEKQHRDSLGQKDARYIRTLIRIQRTLEVTGRGLLMVPTAGMALNKLGMLPKSWKNTAHWGFKWAGASALGLAKILENLEIGHNTMHGQWDWMNDPEIHSATWEWDNSCPSSGWKHSHNFVHHKYTNVLGMDNDVGYGILRVTRDRRWKPSTLLQPVTNVVLASLFQWAVAFYDVELGRVFAGKKSWDEARPQLMEVLNKSGRQVLKDYVLFPAMAGPRYREVAFANMMANLARNLWAYAVIFCGHFPDDAETFTKEQYNTEDKSEWYLRQMLGSANFHGGLALSVLSGNLNYQIEHHLFPDMPSNRLAQISKQVQQICREYDLPYNTGSFPKQFFQVQRTLLKLSLPDRFLVADPDNAPEVRSETAFKKYPQVEAELQSSSPQRKGLATGLRMLRRLRPGVREIVRAYTGRSTHTAARG; this comes from the coding sequence ATGGCAATTTCTGATATCGCATCGTATGCGCACTTGAGCGAAGAAGACGTCGCAGAGATTGGGCGTCGATTTGCGGAAATCGAAAAGCAACACCGCGATTCGCTGGGGCAGAAGGATGCTCGCTACATCCGCACGCTCATCCGCATTCAACGCACCCTTGAGGTGACTGGTCGAGGTCTGCTGATGGTACCGACAGCCGGCATGGCCCTGAACAAACTAGGGATGCTGCCGAAGTCGTGGAAGAACACCGCGCACTGGGGTTTCAAATGGGCGGGTGCCTCAGCGCTGGGGCTGGCAAAGATTTTGGAAAACCTCGAAATCGGCCACAACACCATGCACGGTCAGTGGGACTGGATGAATGACCCCGAGATTCACTCGGCCACCTGGGAGTGGGACAATTCCTGCCCATCCAGCGGGTGGAAGCACTCCCACAACTTTGTCCACCACAAGTACACCAACGTGCTCGGTATGGACAACGATGTGGGATATGGCATTCTCCGGGTGACTCGTGACCGCCGTTGGAAGCCATCGACGCTGCTGCAGCCGGTGACAAACGTGGTGTTGGCCAGCCTTTTCCAATGGGCAGTGGCCTTCTATGACGTCGAGCTCGGGCGCGTGTTCGCCGGCAAGAAATCCTGGGATGAGGCCCGACCGCAGCTCATGGAGGTGCTCAACAAGTCGGGGCGCCAGGTGCTCAAGGACTACGTTCTCTTCCCGGCGATGGCGGGTCCGCGTTACCGTGAGGTGGCCTTTGCGAACATGATGGCCAACCTCGCCCGTAATCTTTGGGCCTACGCGGTCATCTTCTGCGGACACTTTCCGGATGATGCCGAGACTTTCACCAAGGAGCAGTACAACACCGAGGACAAGAGTGAGTGGTATTTGCGCCAAATGCTGGGCTCGGCGAACTTCCACGGTGGGCTGGCGCTGTCGGTGCTCTCAGGAAATCTGAATTACCAGATTGAGCACCACCTGTTCCCGGACATGCCGTCCAACAGGCTCGCGCAGATTTCGAAGCAGGTTCAGCAGATCTGCCGGGAATACGACCTGCCATACAACACGGGGTCGTTCCCGAAGCAGTTCTTCCAGGTCCAGCGCACGCTGCTGAAGTTGTCGCTGCCGGATCGTTTCTTAGTCGCTGACCCGGACAACGCCCCAGAGGTACGTTCGGAGACGGCGTTCAAGAAGTATCCGCAGGTTGAAGCGGAGCTCCAGTCCAGTTCCCCGCAACGCAAGGGCTTAGCGACGGGCCTGCGAATGCTCCGCCGTCTTCGCCCAGGTGTCCGGGAAATTGTCCGGGCCTACACCGGTCGCTCGACGCACACTGCTGCGCGCGGTTAG
- a CDS encoding iron-sulfur cluster-binding domain-containing protein, which translates to MGLKTKVSRVFKHLSTPLLPDDYTHLLNPLWSSRELRGQIEAINPTSPTSAELIIRPGWGMPTDFKPGQFIGLGVEVKGKYLWRSYSLTNAPRPHDGLLTINIRALNDGYVSQHLVANVKPGTVVRLAAPAGDFHLPEPLPARIAFVTAGSGVTPVISMLRDLSARNASVEVEHIHSYRGEAEAVFVNELRELEQCSATSALKYRLHARNTETQPRIDAAAVTDIIADFGALASSASAYACGPVELLKNLEPEFPGLRTERFTVDRSAAGEVGGTVSLGSRGDIDVDGATTILEAAESVGVDLPYGCRMGICATCVQQLSDGAARDIRTGATFVAGERVRTCVCAPAGHARIEL; encoded by the coding sequence ATGGGGCTTAAGACCAAAGTTTCCCGGGTATTCAAGCATTTATCCACGCCACTTTTGCCCGATGATTACACGCATTTGCTAAATCCGCTGTGGTCAAGTCGCGAGCTGCGCGGTCAGATTGAGGCCATCAATCCCACATCTCCTACTTCAGCAGAGTTGATAATCCGTCCGGGTTGGGGGATGCCAACAGACTTCAAGCCAGGCCAGTTCATCGGACTTGGCGTAGAGGTCAAGGGGAAATACCTGTGGCGTTCCTACTCGCTGACAAATGCGCCGCGGCCTCATGACGGGCTGCTGACTATCAACATCCGTGCGCTAAACGACGGCTATGTGTCCCAACACCTCGTCGCCAATGTCAAGCCGGGTACTGTCGTCCGCCTGGCTGCCCCGGCTGGGGATTTCCATCTTCCGGAGCCGCTCCCAGCCCGCATTGCGTTTGTTACCGCAGGCTCCGGCGTAACTCCGGTGATTTCCATGCTGCGTGATCTTTCAGCTCGCAATGCCTCAGTGGAAGTCGAGCACATTCACTCCTACCGCGGCGAGGCAGAAGCTGTGTTTGTCAATGAGCTTCGCGAGCTGGAACAGTGCAGCGCTACTAGCGCGTTGAAGTATCGCCTGCATGCCCGGAATACGGAGACGCAGCCGCGGATTGACGCTGCGGCGGTTACCGACATCATTGCTGACTTTGGAGCGCTGGCATCGTCGGCAAGCGCCTACGCCTGTGGTCCGGTTGAACTGCTGAAAAACCTTGAGCCGGAGTTTCCCGGGCTGCGGACGGAACGTTTCACCGTTGACCGCTCGGCGGCAGGGGAGGTCGGCGGCACGGTGAGTTTAGGCAGCCGAGGCGATATCGACGTAGACGGTGCAACCACCATCCTGGAGGCGGCCGAGAGCGTCGGGGTTGACCTGCCGTACGGCTGTCGGATGGGAATTTGTGCGACGTGCGTGCAGCAGCTCTCCGACGGCGCAGCGCGGGACATCCGCACCGGTGCGACGTTTGTGGCGGGGGAGCGGGTCCGAACGTGCGTCTGTGCGCCGGCGGGGCACGCGCGTATCGAACTGTAA
- a CDS encoding HAD family hydrolase, giving the protein MIIDYCGVLDGTDEDQARWRNLLVEARANGVGLAVLSNDPGGPSADPIRKLEDEGLVDAVVLSGEIGHEKPSAEAFNAAAAAIELPARDCVLVDDSIENIHAAVSNGMVGVFYQQFDRAVVEIAGLLGLEGEF; this is encoded by the coding sequence ATGATTATCGATTACTGTGGTGTCCTTGACGGCACGGATGAAGACCAGGCACGTTGGCGTAATTTGCTGGTAGAGGCGCGTGCAAATGGTGTTGGCCTGGCAGTCCTGTCGAATGACCCAGGTGGCCCATCGGCGGATCCGATTCGCAAGCTCGAAGATGAGGGCCTGGTAGACGCAGTTGTGCTCTCTGGTGAAATTGGCCATGAGAAGCCTTCGGCAGAGGCTTTTAATGCAGCCGCTGCGGCTATTGAACTGCCGGCACGGGACTGCGTGTTGGTAGATGATTCGATTGAGAACATCCATGCGGCCGTCTCTAACGGCATGGTGGGAGTCTTCTATCAGCAGTTCGACCGCGCAGTGGTCGAGATTGCCGGTCTGCTGGGTCTCGAGGGCGAGTTCTAA